In Mangifera indica cultivar Alphonso chromosome 1, CATAS_Mindica_2.1, whole genome shotgun sequence, a single genomic region encodes these proteins:
- the LOC123227482 gene encoding OVARIAN TUMOR DOMAIN-containing deubiquitinating enzyme 11 isoform X2, with protein sequence MTESRSNASVSSSSSLNSSFPDTEDDHTIAAILAEGNPETDQGKLGKRLSHLDSIPHTPRINGEIPDVNDATLDHERLSERLATYGLVELQIEGDGNCQFRALADQLFRNPDYHKHVRKEIIKQLKHFRKLYEGYVPMNYKSYLKKMKKSGEWGDHVTLQAAADRHCCSSEPKFVWLPHFETLTILRSFPKTRSLQEVD encoded by the exons ATGACTGAAAGCCGCAGCAATGCAAGTGTTAGCTCAAGTTCGAGTTTGAACAGCAGCTTTCCAGATACTGAGGATGACCACACCATTGCAGCCATTTTAGCTGAAGGAAATCCCGAAACTGATCAAGGCAAGCTTGGGAAGAGACTCTCTCACTTGGACTCTATCCCT CACACACCCCGCATTAATGGGGAGATACCAGATGTGAATGATGCTACCTTAGACCATGAGCGGCTTTCTGAAAG GTTGGCCACATATGGTCTAGTTGAACTGCAAATTGAGGGTGACGGAAATTGCCAG TTTCGAGCATTAGCAGATCAGTTATTTCGCAATCCAGATTATCACAAGCATGTAAGAAAGGAAATCATCAAGCAG CTGAAGCATTTCAGAAAATTATATGAAGGCTATGTACCAATGAACTACAAAAGCTAcctgaagaaaatgaaaaa ATCAGGGGAATGGGGAGATCATGTTACTTTACAAGCAGCTGCAGACCGA CATTGCTGCAGTTCGGAGCCAAAATTTGTTTGGTTACCTCATTTCGAGACACTTACTATATTGAGATCATTCCCAAAGACACGAAGCCTACAAGAG GTAGACTAG
- the LOC123227482 gene encoding OVARIAN TUMOR DOMAIN-containing deubiquitinating enzyme 11 isoform X1, protein MTESRSNASVSSSSSLNSSFPDTEDDHTIAAILAEGNPETDQGKLGKRLSHLDSIPHTPRINGEIPDVNDATLDHERLSERLATYGLVELQIEGDGNCQFRALADQLFRNPDYHKHVRKEIIKQLKHFRKLYEGYVPMNYKSYLKKMKKSGEWGDHVTLQAAADRFGAKICLVTSFRDTYYIEIIPKDTKPTRELWLSFWSEVHYNSIYATGDVPTRKPRRKHWLFWSIGKST, encoded by the exons ATGACTGAAAGCCGCAGCAATGCAAGTGTTAGCTCAAGTTCGAGTTTGAACAGCAGCTTTCCAGATACTGAGGATGACCACACCATTGCAGCCATTTTAGCTGAAGGAAATCCCGAAACTGATCAAGGCAAGCTTGGGAAGAGACTCTCTCACTTGGACTCTATCCCT CACACACCCCGCATTAATGGGGAGATACCAGATGTGAATGATGCTACCTTAGACCATGAGCGGCTTTCTGAAAG GTTGGCCACATATGGTCTAGTTGAACTGCAAATTGAGGGTGACGGAAATTGCCAG TTTCGAGCATTAGCAGATCAGTTATTTCGCAATCCAGATTATCACAAGCATGTAAGAAAGGAAATCATCAAGCAG CTGAAGCATTTCAGAAAATTATATGAAGGCTATGTACCAATGAACTACAAAAGCTAcctgaagaaaatgaaaaa ATCAGGGGAATGGGGAGATCATGTTACTTTACAAGCAGCTGCAGACCGA TTCGGAGCCAAAATTTGTTTGGTTACCTCATTTCGAGACACTTACTATATTGAGATCATTCCCAAAGACACGAAGCCTACAAGAG AGCTTTGGCTGAGCTTCTGGAGTGAAGTAcattataattcaatatatgCAACTGGAG ATGTTCCTACCAGGAAACCTAGAAGAAAGCATTGGCTTTTCTGGAGTATTGGCAAATCAACATGA
- the LOC123221243 gene encoding heat shock 70 kDa protein 17-like, giving the protein MKTMLFRLVLFLFVLSLLSIPSQSAVSSIDLGSEWVKVAVVNLKPGQSPISIAINEMSKRKSPALVSFHAGTRLLGEEAAGIIARYPHKVYSQLRDMIGKPYKQVKQLIDSLYLPFEIVEDSRGAVSFKVDDAGENGGKHYSVEELLAMIFGYAVNLAEFHSKVFVKDYVICVPPYFGQLERKGLLQAAELAGINVLALANEHSGAALQYGIDKDFSNGSRHVIFYDMGAATTYAALVYFSAYKAKEFGKTVTVNQFQVKDVRWDPELGGQNMELRLVEYFADEFNKQVGNGVDVRQSPKAMAKLKKQVKRTKEILSANTAAPISVESLYDDQDFRSTITREKFEELCQDIWEKSLIPIKEVLKHSGLKVDEIYAVELIGGATRVPKLQAKLQEYLGRTELDRHLDADEAIVLGASLHAANLSDGIKLNRKLGMLDGSSYGFVVELDGPDLVKDDNTRQSLVQRMKKLPSKMFRSIIHSKDFEVSLAYESDDLLPPGVTSPVFVKYDVSGLTDTSEKYSSRNLSSPIKANLHFSLSRSGILSLDRADAVIEITEWVEVPKKNLTVENATFSAPNVSLETGGGNSSEGSDENLHSDSGTINSSNSTVEEPNIIDQPTEKKLKKRTFRIPLKIVEKIAGPGASLSKEALAEAKAKLEELDKKDAERRRTAELKNNLESYIYATKEKLETTDFEKISSSEERQIFIVKLDEVQDWLYMDGEDATAKEFEERLDLLKAVGDPIFFRFKELTARPAAVEYARKYLGEIQQIVHDWETNKPWLPKDRIDGVLKDVDKFKSWLDEKEDEQNKTSGFSKPAFTSEEVYDKLFNLQDKVSSIKKIPKPRPKVEKKPVKNETESSNGDGTDSNSTFEEKTSQTEKTASDPSPTYEEETSQTEKPAIESDGSSSEKKADPEAEVHDEL; this is encoded by the exons ATGAAGACAATGCTATTCCGTTTAGTGTTATTCTTGTTCGTGTTATCGCTGCTTTCAATACCTTCACAATCAGCAGTGTCGAGCATAGATCTAGGCTCAGAATGGGTGAAAGTTGCTGTCGTAAACCTAAAACCTGGCCAGAGTCCTATATCCATAGCCATCAACGAGATGTCGAAACGTAAATCTCCTGCTTTGGTTTCTTTCCATGCGGGCACTCGTCTGCTTGGCGAAGAAGCCGCCGGAATCATTGCACGATATCCACATAAAGTCTATTCACAACTCCGTGACATGATTGGAAAACCTTACAAACAAGTCAAACAGTTAATTGACAGTTTGTATTTGCCTTTTGAGATTGTGGAAGATTCTAGAGGAGCTGTTAGTTTTAAAGTTGATGATGCTGGTGAAAATGGTGGGAAACATTATTCAGTCGAGGAGTTATTGGCGATGATTTTCGGTTACGCCGTTAATTTGGCCGAATTTCATTCGAAAGTGTTTGTGAAAGATTATGTTATTTGTGTGCCACCGTATTTTGGCCAGCTTGAGAGGAAGGGATTGTTACAGGCGGCGGAATTGGCTGGGATTAATGTGCTTGCTTTGGCTAATGAGCATTCTGGTGCAGCTTTGCAGTATGGGATTGATAAGGATTTTTCTAATGGTTCCAGGcatgttatattttatgatatgggAGCTGCCACTACTTATGCTGCACTGGTGTATTTTTCAGCTTATAAAGCCAAAGAGTTTGGCAAGACTGTGACAGTTAATCAGTTTCAG GTAAAGGATGTTAGATGGGATCCAGAACTTGGAGGTCAGAATATGGAATTACGCTTAGTGGAGTACTTTGCAGATGAGTTTAATAAACAAGTTGGAAATGGTGTTGATGTCAGGCAGTCTCCGAAGGCAATGGCTAAATTAAAGAAACAGGTGAAACGTACAAAGGAAATTCTTAGTGCAAACACGGCAGCACCTATATCAGTGGAATCTCTCTATGATGATCAGGACTTCAG GAGCACCATAACACGTGAAAAATTTGAAGAGCTCTGTCAGGATATTTGGGAAAAGTCTCTTATACCTATAAAGGAAGTGCTTAAGCATTCAGGCTTAAAAGTTGATGAGATTTATGCTGTAGAGTTGATTGGAGGCGCAACTAGAGTGCCAAAGTTGCAG GCTAAGCTTCAGGAATATCTGGGAAGGACAGAGCTAGACAGGCATCTTGATGCTGATGAAGCGATAGTTCTTGGTGCATCTCTGCATGCTGCAAATTTAAGTGATGGAATCAAACTGAATCGCAAACTAGGAATGCTTGATGGTTCTTCCTATGGTTTTGTAGTCGAACTGGATGGACCTGATCTTGTGAAAGATGATAATACCCGGCAGTCACTGGTGCAACGGATGAAAAAACTTCCCAGTAAG ATGTTTAGATCAATTATCCATAGCAAAGATTTTGAAGTTTCACTTGCATATGAAAGTGATGATCTTTTACCACCTGGTGTTACCTCACCAGTGTTTGTGAAGTATGACGTGTCTGGTTTGACAGATACTAGTGAGAA GTATTCATCTCGAAATTTGTCCTCTCCCATCAAGGCAAATCTGCACTTCTCTCTCAGTAGAAGTGGAATTCTTTCTTTGGATCGAGCAGATGCTGTTATTGAAATCACAGAATGGGTGGAAGTTCCTAAAAAGAATCTGACTGTGGAGAATGCAACTTTTTCTGCTCCCAACGTTTCACTTGAAACAGGTGGTGGAAACTCTTCTGAAGGAAGTGATGAGAACTTGCATTCTGACAGTGGGACTATTAATTCATCTAATTCCACTGTTGAGGAACCAAATATTATTGATCAACCTAcagaaaaaaaactgaaaaagagaACTTTCCGGATACCTCTTAAG ATAGTGGAGAAGATAGCAGGACCTGGAGCGTCTCTTTCGAAAGAAGCTCTTGCTGAAGCTAAAGCTAAATTAGAAGAATTGGATAAGAAGGATGCTGAGCGACGAAGAACTGCAGAGCTAAAAAATAATCTAGAAAGTTACATCTATGCAACTAAAGAAAAG CTTGAAACAACTGACTTTGAGAAAATTTCTTCTAGCGAAGAGCGACAAATCTTTATTGTAAAACTTGATGAG GTGCAAGATTGGCTTTATATGGATGGTGAAGATGCTACTGCTAAGGAGTTTGAGGAACGCCTAGATTTGTTGAAAGCTGTTGGTGACCCTATATTTTTCCG ATTTAAAGAGCTTACTGCAAGACCAGCAGCTGTTGAATATGCTCGAAAATATCTTGGGGAAATTCAACAG ATTGTTCATGACTGGGAGACAAACAAACCTTGGCTTCCAAAAGATAGAATAGATGGG GTTCTGAAAGATGTTGACAAGTTTAAGAGTTGGTTGGATGAGAAGGAGGATGAGCAGAACAA GACATCTGGATTCAGCAAACCAGCTTTCACCTCGGAAGAagtatatgataaattatttaatttgcaAGATAAG GTTTCCAGCATTAAAAAAATTCCCAAGCCAAGGCCTAAAGTTGAGAAGAAGCCTGTGAAGAATGAAACAGAGAGCAGCAACGGTGACGGAACAGATTCCAACTCAACTTTTGAGGAGAAAACCTCACAAACTGAGAAAACAGCTTCAGATCCCAGCCCAACTTATGAGGAGGAAACATCACAGACCGAGAAACCGGCTATAGAATCAGATGGCTCATCAAGTGAGAAGAAGGCTGACCCTGAGGCTGAGGTGCATGATGAATTatga
- the LOC123221249 gene encoding pentatricopeptide repeat-containing protein At4g02750-like: protein MKQRLQSIGERGGHVFNQNLRIAQLGKLGRVDEAIKVFSEMTQKNTVTYNSMISAFARNGRISDAFQLFEKMPGKNLVSWNTMIAGCLHNDRVDKARELFDKMSKRDLFSWSLMITCYTRNGQLEKAREVFDLLPNNGDAACWNAMITGYAKKGKFDDAKKLFDAMPFKNIVSWNSMLSGYTKNGEMSLAMKFFEKMEERNMVSWNLMLDGFVAVDDLDSAWKFFKKIPNPNVVSWVTILCGYARNGEISEAKRLFDQMPCRNVVSWNAMISAYVQSFQIDEAAKLFMEMPERDPVSWTTMIDGYVRVGKLDKAREFLDRMPYNNIAAQTAMISGYVHSKRMDEASQIFNKIGTRDVVCWNTMIAGYAQCGRMDEALHLFKRMVNKDMVTWNTMIAGYAQTGKMDNALTIFEGMGERNIVSWNSLIAGFLQNGLFLDALKSFVLMGRELKKPDHLTFACGLSACAHLAALQVGKQIHHLVIKSGYVNHLFVGNSLITMYAKCGRIPNAELVFNDIDQVDVISWNSLIAGYAFNGYGKEAVKLFEEMVKEGVAPDQITFIGVFSACSHVGLVDQGLELFKCMTEVYAMEPLVEHYACLVDLLGRAGRLHDAFEMVRGMKMKPNAGIWGTLLGACRTHGNLELGKIAAGKLLELEPRKTSHYALLSNIHAEAGSWDEVEKVRELMKGSEAEKQPGFSWIEIRNQILTFLCDDPLCSRTTEIYTTLKTLAAQTRNSGHISGTETLLD from the coding sequence ATGAAACAAAGGCTCCAGTCAATTGGAGAACGAGGTGGTCATGTCTTTAATCAGAACCTGAGAATTGCTCAGTTGGGGAAGTTGGGTCGGGTTGACGAAGCCATCAAAGTGTTCTCAGAAATGACCCAGAAGAATACTGTAACATACAATTCAATGATATCTGCCTTTGCTCGTAATGGCAGAATTAGTGATGCATTCCAACTGTTTGAGAAAATGCCTGGCAAAAACTTGGTTTCTTGGAACACAATGATTGCTGGGTGTTTGCATAATGATAGAGTCGACAAGGCTCGTGAACTCTTCGACAAAATGTCCAAAAGAGATCTATTTTCATGGTCTTTGATGATTACTTGTTACACTCGCAATGGTCAACTTGAGAAGGCGAGGGAAGTATTTGATTTGCTTCCGAATAATGGAGATGCGGCTTGTTGGAATGCGATGATTACGGGTTATGCCAAGAAAGGGAAGTTTGATGATGCTAAGAAGTTATTTGATGCAATGCCTTTTAAGAATATTGTTTCCTGGAATTCAATGCTTTCAGGGTATACCAAGAATGGTGAAATGTCTTTGGCAATGaagttttttgaaaaaatggaagaacGAAATATGGTATCGTGGAACTTAATGTTGGATGGATTTGTTGCAGTGGATGATTTGGATTCCGCTTGGaagttctttaaaaaaattccaaaccctAATGTTGTTTCTTGGGTGACCATTTTATGTGGATATGCACGAAACGGTGAAATCTCGGAGGCTAAGAGACTATTTGACCAGATGCCTTGTAGAAATGTTGTTTCTTGGAATGCCATGATTTCAGCTTATGTTCAGAGCTTCCAAATTGATGAGGCTGCTAAGCTCTTTATGGAAATGCCGGAGAGGGATCCTGTCTCATGGACTACAATGATTGATGGGTATGTTCGAGTTGGTAAACTTGACAAAGCCAGGGAATTTCTTGATCGGATGCCTTACAATAATATTGCAGCTCAAACTGCGATGATCTCTGGATATGTACATAGTAAAAGAATGGATGAAGCTAGTCAAATTTTCAATAAGATTGGCACCCGCGATGTTGTCTGTTGGAACACCATGATTGCTGGCTATGCTCAATGTGGCAGAATggatgaagctcttcatctgTTTAAACGAATGGTCAATAAAGACATGGTTACATGGAATACTATGATTGCTGGTTATGCTCAAACTGGAAAAATGGATAATGCACTTACGATCTTTGAAGGTATGGGGGAGAGAAACATAGTTTCTTGGAATTCACTAATTGCTGGTTTTCTGCAAAATGGGTTGTTTTTAGATGCATTGAAGAGTTTTGTGTTAATGGGGCGAGAACTGAAGAAACCTGACCACTTGACTTTTGCATGCGGACTAAGTGCATGTGCCCATCTTGCAGCTCTGCAAGTTGGAAAGCAAATTCACCATCTTGTTATTAAGAGTGGATACGTGAACCATTTGTTTGTTGGCAATTCCTTGATCACCATGTATGCTAAATGTGGAAGAATCCCCAATGCCGAACTTGTATTCAATGATATCGATCAAGTTGATGTAATTTCTTGGAATTCTTTGATTGCTGGATATGCCTTTAACGGGTATGGGAAAGAGGCAGTTAAACTCTTTGAAGAGATGGTAAAAGAAGGAGTGGCTCCTGATCAGATTACCTTTATTGGGGTTTTTTCTGCGTGTAGTCATGTTGGCCTGGTTGATCAGGGCTTAGAACTGTTTAAATGCATGACTGAAGTGTATGCTATGGAACCTCTGGTAGAACACTATGCATGCTTGGTTGATTTGCTTGGCCGTGCTGGGAGGTTACATGATGCCTTTGAAATGGTGAGGGGAATGAAGATGAAACCAAACGCCGGAATATGGGGTACACTTCTAGGAGCGTGCAGAACACATGGAAATCTAGAGCTTGGTAAGATTGCTGCCGGGAAGCTTTTGGAACTTGAACCTCGGAAAACTTCACATTATGCACTCTTGTCAAACATACATGCTGAGGCAGGCAGCTGGGATGAGGTTGAGAAAGTGAGGGAGTTAATGAAAGGAAGCGAGGCTGAGAAACAACCAGGATTCAGCTGGATTGAAATTAGAAATCAGATACTTACCTTTCTCTGTGATGATCCATTATGCTCTAGAACAACAGAGATTTACACTACATTGAAGACTTTAGCCGCGCAGACAAGAAACTCAGGTCACATTTCTGGAACTGAAACTCTACTTGATTGA